From Selenomonas ruminantium AC2024, a single genomic window includes:
- a CDS encoding lysophospholipid acyltransferase family protein: protein MQYKFVMFMSWVVRHTPYKLVMAAGWVLGQLYYLLIKKQRELAVAQIMPALGLNEAEARRTVRDSFVNLARNVLEILYMPKLTPKNFHEYIEIDHLERMTDALAEGHGVVVLTGHIGTWEWLSAAFTMNGLPVTAIAKPQPNMQYTNALNDLRKTINVEIFSRGTSELLAAAKALKKGKILGFLADQDGGPNGAFLPFFGKLAATPMGPAVFSCKFKAPVLPAFILRQKNGKHKVVIGEVMRYEDTGDTDKDLFDFTVKMTKIIEDIIRENPTQWLWFQKRWNTPPEQQNVGKHHTVKAQEEA from the coding sequence CTATAAACTCGTAATGGCTGCCGGCTGGGTACTGGGACAGCTATACTATCTTCTGATTAAGAAGCAGCGGGAGCTGGCAGTGGCACAGATTATGCCTGCCTTGGGGCTTAATGAGGCTGAGGCGCGCAGAACCGTGCGGGATTCCTTTGTGAATCTGGCACGCAATGTGCTCGAAATCCTCTATATGCCCAAGCTGACCCCCAAGAACTTTCACGAGTATATCGAAATTGACCATTTGGAGCGCATGACGGATGCCTTGGCAGAAGGCCATGGGGTCGTGGTGCTCACCGGTCATATCGGCACCTGGGAATGGCTGTCGGCGGCTTTTACCATGAACGGCCTGCCGGTAACGGCCATTGCCAAGCCACAGCCCAATATGCAGTATACCAATGCCCTGAATGATTTGCGTAAGACCATCAATGTGGAGATTTTTTCCCGGGGCACCAGTGAGCTGTTAGCGGCAGCCAAGGCACTCAAAAAAGGAAAAATCCTTGGCTTCCTGGCGGATCAGGACGGCGGCCCCAATGGTGCATTCCTGCCCTTCTTTGGCAAGCTGGCAGCTACGCCCATGGGCCCGGCAGTCTTTTCCTGCAAGTTCAAGGCGCCGGTGCTGCCCGCCTTCATCCTGCGCCAGAAGAATGGCAAGCATAAAGTGGTGATTGGCGAGGTCATGCGGTACGAGGACACCGGCGATACGGACAAGGATTTGTTTGACTTCACCGTGAAGATGACGAAAATAATCGAAGATATTATCCGGGAAAACCCCACCCAGTGGCTGTGGTTCCAGAAGCGGTGGAATACGCCCCCGGAACAGCAGAATGTGGGCAAGCACCACACGGTTAAAGCACAGGAGGAAGCCTGA